DNA from Onychomys torridus chromosome 1, mOncTor1.1, whole genome shotgun sequence:
aattgaactcagtcatctggaagagcaattagtgctcttaaccactgagccatctctccagtcctgtcaaAACTGTTTTTGAGGAGGAATTACAAGTATTTCTTACATAGTTTATTCACCTAGAAGTGGATTTCCTGTGTGGAGTGTGTTATATGATGTGAAAAtcgaaagaagcttctctgggtTTTAATCCAGCATACAACAGATACTCAAGTGTATGAGAATATGTTTCTTCAATAACTCTGAAGCATCtcatatctttccttttttcagaGGAAAATAGGATCTTTGGAGAATTTAGAAGTTATTAAGTAAAAAAAGTAATTAAGTAAAATTATTAAGTTAAAAACAACTAAGTTTCAAAATGAGGTATATAGCCTAAAGCTCAGGCACTTTCTGTTATGTCACATTGATTTACATTTACAAAATTCTTGGATCATTCTATATCGTTATTtgtttctctgtcctttctccatCTTTATCCTTTTCAGTCTCTATTTATGGTTTTGTGGTGCTGGACAATGAACCCAGGGTCCTGTTCATGGCAGACAAACTCCTTACTAGCATGCTCTGTTCACACTCATTGTTCTTACTTATTTgtgttttagacagagtctttctGAGTTACTcaggtttgccttgaactcactctgtcatCCCGGTAGGactgaactcacaatcttcctgttACTGCTTCTGGAGAGAATGACGTTCTATTATGTGTTCAGCTCTAGTCTAAGTGTAATGAGTCACAGAGAATCAACTTTGTAACTGCAAAAATTTATTGTTTAGTACTCGGGCTCAAATTTAGAATGTTTATAATGTGAATCCATAAGACTTAGGACAACAGTGTCTGgcacaaagaaaaatgttgctAGTGCTATGTTTAGAATTACAAAGAATGGACCCATTTATAGCCAGTCATGGATGAAAGAAAGGTTCATGGGGCATTACCTGTCACTGTTGAACTACTACTGCTAGATTCAGAAAAAGGGATAAACATTACCTTCAGTGTTTATCCTCTGGTAACCCCAGTATGTTACAATGAATAATCCTAACTCAGTGGTCACTCAGATGGCCGTGGGTCACAAAACAGATTGAAAGGGCATGGATCTGAGAGAGGAACAGATAGAGAGGAGGAAAGGTTGAACACTGTTGAAAGTATATAAGAAATGGTGAGAGGAGAGAGTAACAGGAAtgatttatatacatacacatgggaaattttaagagaaataataaaagttgaaaaaattCAGTCTCTGTACCAATGTGCTCtctatttaaaaacacaaaaatccaaTACTTATCTGTCAGCCCCACCATCTTTAAGAACATATATTTGAATATCACATGAGGtttcttgtagttggagagcttctctccaggtgccaccaagcccccgtggtcccataacccgtgtgtaaaataatcactcagatgcttatattgcttataaactatatggccacagCCGGCTTCTTGTtattctacttcttctatcttaaattaacccatttttattaatctataccttgccacgtggcttgtggcttatcagtaccttacatctttcttgtcatggaggcagctggcggtgtcttcttacccagccttccacttcccacaattctcctcctccttgtcccacctaccctatccttcctgcctggctactggccaattagaactttatttattttaaccgatcagagcaacacatttgacatacagaacatcccatagcacttcgccttttctttttttcaaaaagcaaggttttaacttttatatagtaaaatttcagataacaaaacaattatcaagcaagaattacagttacaatattaaagaagatatcctatctatcttatatttgtgaatctaaggttttatatctaacttatcttttatcataaccgagaaaattataactgtctagtcttcaaccacatcaaagacctcagaaggatataacattacctgagaaccaggagaaggatgcaagcaacttttgggagtcttgcagggtagacagagacagctggaagcctggaaagtcacctaatgttcctttgtaaagttggggtatctgtcttcagcccacagggctagagtctctcggtcacttctctcactgtcctgtagaatatctggcagttatagttacaacttgggctgagagaggacactgaagacccaggatcaagaggaggggcttctctttgttccaggaccctgcgccacacctttcccagaccttgcaacctatcccttcatttgtaagttaccccccaaaataaacttcccttttaactacgtggagtagccttaataatttcaccaatagtttctTTGTCCCAGCTTTCCCAGGAACTAATTTGAAGTCTCTGTTCTTTCTAGCTATGACCCAAATGGTAGTATCTCCTGGAGGTAGTGATTGAGGAATGTACTGAGGGTATATGTTGAAGAGAACACTAACCACGTATGCTTGTGGATTACATGTGGAACAAGAGAGTAAGAGCTGAATTATTCTCGTATTAAATTCTTGTTTGCTGAAGGATTTGTCACATTTTCAGCAGATATTTACCGTGGATTTTGTAAACTAAGGAAGCTATTTTATAATGAGATTTTGCAGTCGAGTAAGGTAAGTGGTCAAACCTGAACTTCAACAGGTTATGCTGTAGCACCAAATGgtattttaagattcctgtttaTTATTCCTTCTGAAACACTAACcttgttaatatttaatatttgtgaaaatttcattttacCTTAGCAAATTTGAATTAAAGTTTGACAATTATCTTCATAAGCTGCTTAAGTAATATGGTTcaaataattttttctctttctcattttttctcttcaaataacATGCTTATATCTTTGCTTTTATTACAAACATCATATATATTTAGAATGGTATAATGGTTGTTCATAGTGTGTTAACTATACATTAAGCAGTATTCTGAGCAATTTCAACCTACAACTCATCACACTGTTTTCTTCCCTATTTTATAATGTGTTTACTTGCAGGggttactgagaattgaacccagggcctcatgtactCAGGAGAAAGCATATTTCAGCAATCTGTCcatgttttttcttaattttgacaGGTAAAATACAATATCAAAATGTTATATGTGACCAACAGCAGTAGAATGAGTACATTTATACTTTTGGGACTAACTGACAACCCAGAGCTGGAAGTCCCCCTGTTCATAACATTCACCTTCATCTATCTCATCACACTGATCGGGAACTTGGGCATGATTTTGTTGATCTGGCTGGACTCCCGTCTCCACACTCCCATGTATCTTTTCCTCAGTAATCTCTCTCTGGCAGACTGTGTTTACTCCTCAGCTGTGACTCCAAAGGTGATGGCTGGGCTTCTCACAGGAGATAAAGTTATCTCCTATGGGGGATGTGTTACTCAAATgttcttctttgtgtcttttgctAGTGTTGACTGTTTCTTACTTGCTGTCATGGCTTTTGACAGGCATGCTGCAGTTTGTAAGCCCTTACATTATACTACTACAATGACTACtagtgtgtgtgctcacatggtGACTGGCTGCTATGTGTTCAGCTTAGCTGAATCTTCTATCTATACTGGGTTTATCTTTGATCTCTCCTTCTGCCATTCTAATGTGATTCATCACTTTTTCTGTGATATCCCTCCAATCCTGGATCTTTCCTGCTCTGATATATACATGAATGAGATTGTGCTCTTTATAATAACGTCCTTCAATGTCTTTTTTGCTCTGATAGTTATCTTGACCTCCTATGTATTCATATTCATTGCTATCCTGAGGATGCGTTCAGCAGAAGGACGGAAGAAAGCCTTCTCTACTTGTGCATCCCACCTCACTGCTGTGACCATATTCTATGGAACTATAATCTTTATGTACCTACAGCCCAGTTCTAGTCATTCCATGGACAATGATCAAGTGGCATCTGTGTTCTACACCATAGTAGTTCCCATGTTGAACCCAATTGTCTATACCTTAAGGAATAAAGAGGTTCATAATGCTTTAAAGAAAGCCATTGAAAAGATGAATTCTGTTCAACACCTAGTTTTAATTAGAAAGTTATACAATTTTCACAATTAATCATTTGTGTATTGTGTAGCAGAAAATTCCTTCATTTAGTGGCTCAAGGAAATGGTTTACTATCATGTGTACTTGAGAAGCCCCTTTGTTTTGAGTCTGGGCTCACTCATGTGATTTTATATGTTTTGTAACTTTGGATTAGCTGGGTGTTCCAAGAtagtctcattttcttttattgttaatgGTACTGGGCATTTTCTAGGCAATCTTTGCTCATCTATACCGGATCTTTTATCCTTTAGAGCATAATTCAGCTGGCTTACTGGACATTTTCAGGCAGTATTGTCATCGACTATTATGTAACTCACAGGTTTATTCAAATGTTAAGTAAAACAAGTATGAATTTCTTCCACCACTCTACACTAGGAGATGGCAGTTAAGCCTCACAAAGGTTCAAATATGAAGAGGGAGATActagtttttgagaaagagtaTAAGAACAATTTGTCATTTTGGGATGACATTAGATCTGAGCTGATGTGGAACAATAATGCTAATCTGCTAAAGAATACAAAATATGTTCAATGTGTAGAGAATAAGAGATTGTGGAGTTCTCAGTTTTATCTGGGATATACATATCAGACTCCTCTTCCCAGGCCTCTAGGATCTTTGTGAAAGAGAGGGCTGGGAGAGTGTAAGAGGCAGGGATGATAGACAACATCATggaaatgtagcatgaatcttaaatggtcttcatgccttacatatctttctacgTTCTGgagtcacttcctgggattaaaggctggatttctgagattaaaggcatgtgtcaccatgcctggctgtttctaagatggccttgaactcagagatccataggtatttctgtctctggaatgctaggataaaaggcatgtgctaccactgcctatcttcacatttaatattgtggccgtcctgtctcctgtctctgaccccagataagtttattttggggaacacacaatattttggggaacacaatacaaccacagggaaacagtgttttccagacacagcaTGGCGGTTATACTTATGCACTCTCAatgattgtgacagcatgcacaagatctgcacaagctcaagccagacaaaatcccagcatagaggGAGGAGGTCAACATGAAATCCTATCACTAGCCAAGGAACtactgggagaaggaaaatcagtttCCTTCAGTGATATGACCATGAGCAGATCAACTACACATGAGGGCAGGCCCTACCCCCAAGACTATTTGGGGGCCACACATTGGACTTTATGTGTtgggaggcagaaaaataaaaccccacaTTTGGTGGGTAAGGATGAGAGGGTGGTTATaagtggagttgggggaggggtggctaTGTTCAAACATATCatatgaaaatatcaaagaattGATAAAATTGTTATTTAAAGGGAAGTAAAATATGAACCCACAAATAGATATTATTTCTCAAAAGATGTAGCTCAGGTAGAAGAGTAAAAAATTGTCTGGACTGCTATGTTTCAGGTACTGTGGTAGGATTACTGTCTGTCTCCATTGTTTCTTTCTGCCATTAAAAGAGTATTACAAGTCTTGGAGTGTTAAAAATCTCTCTTCTTGATTTCTATTGTTcatccagagaaagaaaatgaaaagagatgggcaatgttttttttttgttgttgttgtttgtttttgtttttgttttttaacaattaAGATACAGGCCATACACATTACTACTGTGCATATTCTTTCCAGAATGTTGTCTGATAGCCGCAACCAATTGCTAGTGGTACTGAATGTCTTGCTGAATGACAAAGTGCCTACCTGAAATCCAAATATTCTGGAAGAGAAAAAAGGGTAGAGTTTGGGAGTAAATAGTCTTACAAGTGGTATCTGAATCTAAACTACCAAActtgcttaaaaataaatgaataaatgtaaaataaattacctTGTATTTTCCATTCCTGGAACTTCTTTTACTAGACTTTGAGTAACTTCTTTAACAAAGTCACTCTTCATCATTCCCATCATCCCCTGTTGCTAGTAATTGCTTAAGGTCTTTTACCTTTGTCATATAATTTACATAAATCCCAgaaatattatgtgttttattaaacaaatgtaatgatGTAATTTATGTTTGAATCTCTTGAATCATGTCTGGATTTCAAGCTTCATGTCAAAACCAATCAGAAGTGATAAAAAAGGTCGCTTCATTTTGAccaaaggaaaaattcatcaagagGAAATTATGATTCTGAACACATATGTTCCAAACTAGGGAACATCCAATACCAGTCATTAGTCCAGAGATTAACCCCAGCACAGTAATAGCAGGAAACTTCAATACCCTACTTTTAATAGCAGACAGGTCATgtagacaaaaataaacagagaaacagtgGACATAAATGAAGTCTTAGATAAAATGGACCTAATATCTTATATTACCATTATAGATTATTTAAATGTGTTTGGAAGGTAAATATTATATTGGATGCAAGTGTGAGAAAAATAGTAATTCAGTTGCCTAAGTAAATAGAACAGTA
Protein-coding regions in this window:
- the LOC118595010 gene encoding olfactory receptor 5B2-like, which produces MLYVTNSSRMSTFILLGLTDNPELEVPLFITFTFIYLITLIGNLGMILLIWLDSRLHTPMYLFLSNLSLADCVYSSAVTPKVMAGLLTGDKVISYGGCVTQMFFFVSFASVDCFLLAVMAFDRHAAVCKPLHYTTTMTTSVCAHMVTGCYVFSLAESSIYTGFIFDLSFCHSNVIHHFFCDIPPILDLSCSDIYMNEIVLFIITSFNVFFALIVILTSYVFIFIAILRMRSAEGRKKAFSTCASHLTAVTIFYGTIIFMYLQPSSSHSMDNDQVASVFYTIVVPMLNPIVYTLRNKEVHNALKKAIEKMNSVQHLVLIRKLYNFHN